A single Vicugna pacos chromosome 15, VicPac4, whole genome shotgun sequence DNA region contains:
- the DPY30 gene encoding protein dpy-30 homolog, whose translation MEPEQMLEGQTQVAENPHSEYGLTDNVERIVENEKINAEKSSKQKVDLQSLPTRAYLDQTVVPILLQGLAVLAKERPPNPIEFLASYLLKNKAQFEDRN comes from the exons ATGGAGCCAGAGCAGATGCTGGAAGGACAGACGCAG gttgcagaaaatccccacTCTGAGTATGGTCTCACAGACAACGTCGAG AGGATagtagaaaatgagaaaattaatgcAGAAAAGTCATCAAAACAGAAAGTGGATCTCCAGTCTTTGCCAACTCGTGCCTATCTGGATCAGACAGTTGTGCCTATCTTATTGCAAGGACTTGCTGTGCTTGCAAAGGAAAG aCCACCAAATCCCATTGAATTTCTAGCatcatatcttttaaaaaacaaggcACAGTTTGAAGATCGAAACTGA